TAATGCATCTTTATTATCAAATAAACTTGATAAAATAAAAGCGAATAACGCTAATGCAATAACTAAGATTAATACAACCGTTTTTTGTCTAATTTTATTTAAAATTGCCATTTTTTGTGATAAATTTTGTGAAATATAGTGGGCGAAAATACCATTTTCTATTCAATAATAAAAGCACTTTATTATAATAAATATATTAATTAAAAATACTGTTAGTAAAATAGTTAGTATTTATCTTAAAATATTAGTCTTCTTCTTTAATTTGAAGCTCTACCAAGTCAATTTTGGTGTTTGAAACTTCTAAGATTTTAAAGTTGAATTTTTCTGTCGAAACAATTTCATTTTGCTGCGGAATCTCCTCGGTATGATCTACAATTAGACCTCCTAAGGTTTCGTAGTTTTCTCCTACTGGCAAATTTAACTTGTAAGTTTCGTTTAGATAATCTACTTCTATCCTTGCTGAAAAAACATAGGTTGTTGCATCCTTTTGTTCTTCAATTAAATCAATAGTATCATGCTCATCTTCTATTTCTCCAAACAACTCTTCAACAATATCCTCCACTGTCATTATACCAGAAGTTCCACCATACTCGTCCACTACTACAGCTATACTTTTACGTTTTTTAATTAAAACGTTAAGTATATCTTTAACTAACATAGTTTCCGGAACTAACTCTATTGGCATAATCATAGAACCAATATTTTTTGGTTTTTTAAATAAGTCAAAAGAATGGACATAGCCTAAAACATCGTCTATAGTTTCTTTATATATTAATATTTTAGAACATCCTGTCTCAGTAAACAATGCGCTAAGGTCTTGGATTGTATCTTGAAGCTCTAAGGCTATAATCTCTGTACGAGGCACCATAACCTCTCTTGCTTTAACTTCGGAAAACTCTAAAGCATTTTGAAAAATTTGAATTTCGGAATCTATATCTTCATGTTCCTCGATGCTTTCCATCTGCTCACTAATATAGTGACCTAACTCTACTTTTGTAAAGGCAAGTTGTACTTGGTCGCCTTCTGTTTTAAAGAATTTTTTTAAAACCACATCACTGATCCAAATAACAAAGTCGGACACCCAACTAAACATCACATAAAAAATATAAGCTGGAAAGGCTAGTACTTTTAAGAGTGTATTAGAATATATCTGAAAAAATACTTTTGGTAAAAACTCGGCAGTAAATAAAATTAATAAAGTGGATAATATGGTTTGAGACAATAAACTTAAATCTACCAACATGTAGGAGGCAAAAGCATTGTCTGTTGGCAACATACTTTGAAACCAACCCATAAGCAAATCACCCATAAAAAAACCATAAATAACCAATGCTATGTTGTTACCTATAAGCATTGTTGCAATAAATTTTGATGGTTTAGCTGTTATTTTAGATAAAATTTTAGCTAAAAAACCATCTTGCTTTTTTTCTATTTCGATATGGATTTTATTGGACGATACATATGCGATCTCCATTCCTGAAAAAAAAGCTGACAATAATAAGCACGTAACAATTATAAGTATTGAGCTAAGCATTTACTTACGATCTTGATTTTCGAACTTTTTATTAAATCTTTTTTTGAAAAAGAACATAAACACTGCTGTTACACCTAATAAAAGAGACA
The genomic region above belongs to Olleya sp. Hel_I_94 and contains:
- a CDS encoding hemolysin family protein, which translates into the protein MLSSILIIVTCLLLSAFFSGMEIAYVSSNKIHIEIEKKQDGFLAKILSKITAKPSKFIATMLIGNNIALVIYGFFMGDLLMGWFQSMLPTDNAFASYMLVDLSLLSQTILSTLLILFTAEFLPKVFFQIYSNTLLKVLAFPAYIFYVMFSWVSDFVIWISDVVLKKFFKTEGDQVQLAFTKVELGHYISEQMESIEEHEDIDSEIQIFQNALEFSEVKAREVMVPRTEIIALELQDTIQDLSALFTETGCSKILIYKETIDDVLGYVHSFDLFKKPKNIGSMIMPIELVPETMLVKDILNVLIKKRKSIAVVVDEYGGTSGIMTVEDIVEELFGEIEDEHDTIDLIEEQKDATTYVFSARIEVDYLNETYKLNLPVGENYETLGGLIVDHTEEIPQQNEIVSTEKFNFKILEVSNTKIDLVELQIKEED